In Agarivorans gilvus, one genomic interval encodes:
- the hslR gene encoding ribosome-associated heat shock protein Hsp15 yields the protein MNSQDSNKQAPRIDKWLWAARFYKTRGLARDMVMGGKVHYNQQRCKPSRQVELGATISLWQGNQQIEVVVAQLSDKRGPAPQAQQLYQETEQSLHKREQYALQRKLMAESTSPQRRPDKKQRRQIIQFKQQ from the coding sequence ATGAATTCTCAAGACTCTAACAAGCAAGCGCCACGCATCGACAAGTGGCTGTGGGCAGCACGGTTTTATAAAACCCGCGGCTTAGCCCGTGACATGGTGATGGGAGGAAAGGTGCATTACAACCAACAGCGCTGTAAGCCCAGCCGCCAAGTCGAACTCGGCGCTACCATTAGTTTATGGCAAGGAAATCAGCAAATAGAAGTGGTGGTAGCTCAACTCAGCGACAAACGAGGGCCTGCACCACAGGCCCAACAGCTATATCAAGAGACAGAGCAAAGCCTACACAAGCGTGAACAATATGCACTTCAGCGCAAGCTGATGGCAGAATCAACCAGCCCACAACGTCGACCCGATAAAAAACAGCGTCGGCAAATTATTCAGTTTAAACAACAATAG
- the hslO gene encoding Hsp33 family molecular chaperone HslO, which produces MKQDILNRYIFEEYNLRGELVQLQQSYQEIIEQKNYPTPVKSLIGEMLAATCLLTATLKFEGDITVQLQGDGPLAVIAVSGTDQQAMRATARYEGDIKDGASFSELVGTGHIVITITPTQGERYQGIVNIDPKGVAASIESYFQQSEQLNTRLWLYTGMLEGKAYASGLFLQALPAQTESDDESFELIATLSETTTAQESFELDAEQLLFRLYHEHKVRLYEPQQVSFKCSCSKERCETALQNIDRKELLEICHERGHISMHCDYCGHDYQFTENDIENIFTRNLSTNPAKIH; this is translated from the coding sequence ATGAAGCAAGATATTCTTAATCGTTATATCTTCGAAGAATACAATCTTCGCGGTGAACTTGTGCAACTTCAGCAAAGTTACCAAGAAATCATCGAACAAAAAAACTACCCTACGCCAGTAAAAAGCTTAATTGGGGAAATGCTAGCAGCAACCTGTTTGCTTACCGCTACTCTTAAGTTTGAAGGTGATATTACTGTTCAATTACAAGGCGATGGGCCTTTGGCTGTGATCGCGGTAAGCGGTACCGACCAACAAGCTATGCGTGCCACTGCACGTTATGAAGGCGACATTAAAGATGGTGCCAGCTTTAGCGAGCTAGTGGGCACGGGGCATATCGTGATAACCATTACTCCTACTCAAGGTGAGCGTTATCAAGGCATCGTTAATATCGATCCCAAGGGCGTTGCCGCCAGTATTGAAAGCTATTTCCAACAATCGGAACAGCTTAATACTCGCCTGTGGTTATACACAGGCATGCTTGAAGGTAAAGCCTACGCCAGTGGCTTATTCCTTCAAGCCTTACCCGCACAAACAGAATCAGATGACGAAAGCTTTGAATTAATAGCAACGCTAAGTGAGACCACTACCGCCCAAGAAAGCTTTGAACTCGACGCAGAACAATTGCTGTTCCGTTTATATCATGAGCACAAAGTGAGGCTGTATGAACCACAACAAGTGAGCTTTAAGTGCAGTTGTTCTAAAGAACGCTGTGAAACTGCATTACAGAATATTGACCGTAAAGAATTGTTAGAGATTTGCCATGAACGTGGCCATATATCAATGCATTGCGACTACTGTGGACATGATTATCAATTTACAGAAAACGACATTGAAAACATTTTCACGCGCAATTTATCGACAAACCCTGCCAAAATTCATTAA
- the pckA gene encoding phosphoenolpyruvate carboxykinase (ATP): MLDVAEKDQVIDLAQYGIKDVSKVVYNPSYEVLYKEETRPELTGYERGVVTKSGAVAVDTGIFTGRSPKDKYIVLDDTTRDSMWWTSEQAKNDNKPISPAVWADLKKTVTDQLSGKRLFVVDTFCGANPDTRLKVRFIMEVAWQAHFVTNMFIRPSPEELEDYEPDFVVMNGSKTTNPKWEEHGLNSENFTVFNMTEKMQVIGGTWYGGEMKKGMFAMMNYYLPLNDIASMHCSANVGEDGDTAIFFGLSGTGKTTLSTDPKRKLIGDDEHGWDDEGVFNFEGGCYAKTIKLSQEAEPDIYNAIKRDALLENVTVRNDGSVDYDDGSKTENTRVSYPIYHIENIVKPVSKAGHAKKVIFLTADAFGVLPPVAKLTPEQTKYHFLSGFTAKLAGTERGITEPTPTFSACFGAAFLTLHPTKYAEVLVKRMEAAGAEAYLVNTGWNGTGKRISIQDTRAIIDSILDGSIEKQETKQLPIFNLEIPTSLPGADPEILDPRDTYQDPLQWESKADDLAQRFIKNFAKYTDNAEGKALVAAGPQLGE; this comes from the coding sequence ATGCTTGACGTTGCAGAAAAAGATCAGGTTATCGACCTGGCTCAATACGGCATCAAAGATGTGTCGAAAGTGGTGTACAACCCCTCTTATGAAGTTCTCTATAAAGAAGAAACCCGCCCCGAACTCACAGGCTACGAACGTGGTGTCGTTACCAAATCTGGTGCTGTTGCTGTTGATACTGGTATTTTTACCGGACGCTCACCCAAAGATAAATATATCGTACTAGACGATACCACCCGCGACAGTATGTGGTGGACATCGGAACAAGCGAAAAACGATAACAAACCGATTAGTCCCGCGGTTTGGGCCGACCTCAAAAAAACCGTCACCGACCAGCTTTCCGGTAAACGCCTATTTGTGGTTGATACCTTTTGTGGAGCCAACCCCGATACTCGCTTGAAAGTACGTTTCATTATGGAAGTAGCTTGGCAGGCTCACTTCGTGACCAATATGTTCATTCGCCCTAGCCCTGAAGAACTAGAAGATTATGAGCCAGACTTTGTCGTGATGAACGGCTCAAAAACTACCAACCCTAAATGGGAAGAACACGGTTTAAACTCAGAAAACTTCACTGTGTTCAACATGACAGAAAAAATGCAGGTAATTGGCGGAACCTGGTACGGCGGCGAAATGAAGAAAGGTATGTTCGCCATGATGAACTACTACTTACCGCTTAACGATATTGCTTCTATGCACTGTTCAGCCAACGTTGGCGAAGACGGCGATACCGCTATTTTCTTCGGCTTGTCTGGTACCGGCAAAACTACCTTATCAACCGATCCTAAACGCAAGTTAATTGGTGACGACGAACATGGCTGGGATGATGAAGGTGTATTCAACTTCGAAGGTGGCTGCTACGCCAAAACCATTAAACTAAGCCAAGAAGCCGAGCCCGATATCTACAACGCAATCAAGCGTGACGCCTTGTTAGAAAACGTGACCGTGCGAAACGATGGCAGTGTAGACTATGACGACGGTTCAAAAACCGAGAATACACGGGTGTCTTACCCCATTTACCACATCGAGAATATCGTTAAACCGGTCTCTAAAGCGGGCCATGCTAAGAAGGTTATTTTCTTAACCGCTGATGCGTTTGGGGTATTACCTCCAGTGGCGAAATTGACACCTGAACAAACCAAATATCACTTCTTATCAGGCTTTACCGCCAAATTGGCGGGTACTGAGCGAGGTATTACCGAACCTACTCCAACCTTCTCGGCCTGTTTCGGCGCAGCTTTCCTTACTCTGCACCCCACCAAGTATGCCGAAGTATTGGTGAAACGTATGGAAGCCGCAGGCGCTGAAGCCTATTTGGTGAACACTGGTTGGAATGGCACCGGCAAGCGCATCTCTATTCAAGATACTCGGGCGATTATTGATTCGATTCTCGATGGCTCTATTGAGAAGCAAGAAACTAAACAATTGCCAATCTTTAATTTAGAGATCCCCACCAGTCTACCAGGCGCCGACCCCGAAATTTTGGATCCACGAGATACCTACCAAGATCCATTACAATGGGAAAGCAAAGCCGATGATTTGGCGCAACGTTTCATTAAAAACTTCGCCAAATACACCGACAATGCCGAAGGCAAAGCCTTGGTTGCAGCGGGCCCACAACTTGGTGAATAG
- the gspC gene encoding type II secretion system protein GspC — MQKSSLWLSLLLLGLAAYQLASITWLLVPEDKPSFRWTPEPVQVSSIVTKIDLSSLNKLHLFGEFQAKKAVKTPEKVVSANNAPKTSLKLTLSGLVASSDQSKALAIIEHRGKQQTYGIDESIEGTQAVIKEIQAERIIILHKGNYESVLLDPDSKQASNNSNLRTQSPAAQPEAPIDVAEVLKDPSKLTDYIRVSPVREDGELVGYRVNPGKDAALFKQVGLEANDLAVALNGYDLRDNAQAMQVMQELPELSDVTVTVERDGQLQDVLFSLPEE, encoded by the coding sequence TTGCAGAAAAGTAGCCTTTGGCTGTCTTTGTTGTTGCTTGGGCTTGCTGCTTATCAGCTCGCGTCGATCACTTGGTTACTGGTGCCCGAAGATAAACCTTCTTTTCGTTGGACACCGGAACCCGTGCAGGTTTCAAGTATAGTCACAAAAATCGACTTGAGTAGTTTAAACAAGCTACATTTGTTTGGAGAGTTCCAAGCCAAGAAGGCCGTCAAGACGCCAGAGAAAGTTGTCTCTGCAAACAACGCTCCCAAAACCAGTTTAAAACTCACTCTGTCTGGTTTGGTGGCCAGTAGCGATCAGTCAAAAGCCTTGGCCATTATTGAGCATCGTGGCAAGCAGCAAACCTATGGTATTGATGAGTCGATAGAAGGCACTCAAGCTGTCATAAAAGAAATTCAAGCTGAGCGTATCATCATCTTACACAAGGGTAATTATGAGAGCGTATTGCTTGACCCCGACAGCAAGCAGGCTAGCAACAATAGTAATCTTAGAACTCAGAGCCCAGCTGCTCAGCCCGAAGCGCCAATAGATGTGGCAGAGGTGCTCAAAGACCCGTCTAAGTTAACCGACTATATCCGCGTTTCGCCAGTTCGAGAAGATGGCGAACTAGTAGGGTATCGAGTTAATCCCGGCAAAGATGCCGCCTTATTTAAACAAGTGGGCTTAGAAGCTAATGATTTAGCAGTAGCCCTGAATGGATATGATTTGCGTGATAACGCGCAAGCCATGCAAGTGATGCAAGAATTGCCCGAGTTGAGCGATGTTACTGTAACCGTTGAGCGTGATGGACAATTGCAGGACGTGTTGTTTAGCCTGCCTGAAGAATAG